The Ignavibacteriales bacterium sequence ATTCTTACTACGGCTAAAGGAATTACTTCTGCTTATGTTCCTCTTGGATTAACCGCAACTACAATGAAGATTGCCGATTACTTCAACGATCATTACTTTGCACACGGACATACATATGAAGCTCATCCGTTAACTCTCGCACCTGCGATTGCGGCAATCAATGAGTTGAAGAATCAAAAATTAATTGAACGTGCAGTCGAGATGGGCGAATATTTAAACAAAAAGTTAATGGCGATAAAACCGAAACATCCTTCGATTGGGGACATAAGAGGAATTGGACTTTTCTATGCTGTTGAACTTGTAAAGAATCAAATCACAAAAGAATCATTTAATACAAAAGAAGATAAAGTAAACGGCAAGCCATTAATGGTTGATAAGGTCACATCCGAGATGATGAAACGAGGAGTATATATGCAGGGATGGGTAAGTCATTTTGTAATTGCACCCCCGTTAATCATAACTAAAGAACAGATTGATTCCGCTGTTCAAACATTGGATGATTGCCTTTCATTCGCTGATGAAGCTGTTATTAAATAGTTTTTATTTATTTTTATAGAGAGGGTTTCTTTTATGAAGAATATTGCCCCAGAACTTCCGGCAGAGCAATACGAAAAAAACTTTGCCGAACTTCATCCTCCTTTTACTCACAACTCCGCCGTTATTGAAGCTAACCGTTGTCTTTATTGTTATGATTCACCTTGCATGAAAGCTTGCCCGACTCACATTGATATCTCGACTTTTATAAAAAAGATATCAACCGGCAATCTTCTTGGTTCTGCAAAAACAATTCTTCAATCAAATTGGGTCGCTTTGACCTGCGCAAAAGCTTGTCCGGTAAAAGTTCTTTGCGAAGGGGCTTGCGTTTATAATTCTAAAGATGAAAAACCGATTGAGATTGGAAAACTTCAACGGTTTGTAATTGATAATTATTTCGCGAAGGGGATGCCAACACTTTTTCAGAAGGCAAAGAAAAAAAGAAAAACAATTGGCATAGTTGGTTCAGGTCCTGCCGGACTTGCATGCGGGGCAGAACTTGCTCTCCTTGGTTATGATGTTACAATTTATGAATCGAGCGACGTACCCGGCGGTTTGAATACATGGGGCATTGCGCCGTATAAAATGAGAAGAGAAGATAGTTTGAAAGAAGTAGAACTTGTAAAAAGTTTTGGTGTTGAAATTAAAACCGGAGTAGCAATTGGAAAGACAATTCAAGTTGATGATTTATTAAGAAAACATGATGCACTTTTTCTCGGAGTTGGTTTGGGAGAAAGCCCTAAGCTTTCTTTACCGGGTGAAGAATTATCAGGTGTTATTGGAGCGCTTGAGTTTATTGAAAAAGTAAAAACAGAAAATTGGAAAGATGTACGTGTTGGTAAAAAAGTTGCTGTTATTGGGGCAGGTAATACTTCTATTGATGCGGCAACGGAAGCAAAGCGTCTTGGTGCCGAACAAGTTTTTATTATTTACAGAAGAAGCAACGTTGAAATGTCTGCGTATGATTTTGAATACGATCTCGCGAAGAAAGATGGAATTGTATTCTATTTTTTAACGTCACCTAAAAAAATTACCGGTGAAAAATTTGTTGAAGGAATCGAATGTTTAAAAATGAAACTTGGAGAGCCTGATATAAAAGGGAAGAGAAGACCAGTTCCGGTTCCCGGTTCGGAATTTATTCTTCCGGTTGATATGGTTATTAAAGCTATCGGACAGGAAACCAAATCAAGTTTTTTAAATTCTATTTCCGGTTTAACAATTGATGATGAAGGCTGCGTTATTGTTGATCAAGAATCTTATCAAACAACCAATCCCAAAATTTTTGCCGGTGGTGATTGCATAAACGGCGGCAAGGAAGTTGTAAATGCAGCATACGATGGAAAACGAGCAGCTCACGGCATTGATTCATTTTTATCGAGATCAAAAGGAGAGAGGTAAATAATGGTTGATCTATCAATAAATTGCGGCGGAATAAAATCTCCAAATCCTTTCTGGCTTGCTTCAGCGCCGCCTTCGAATTCTGCTTACCAAAATTGCAAAGCATTTGAACAAGGCTGGGGTGGAACGGTCTGGAAAACTATCGGAGAACCGGTAATGAATGTTTTCAACCGTTACGGTGGACTCGATTATAACGGACAAAAAATTTTTGGATTGAACAACATTGAATTGATTAGCGACAGACCGATTGAAATTAATCTGAAAGAAATAGCCGAGACAAAAAAACTTTGGCCGGAACGTGCTGTGATTGTTTCATTAATGGTGGAATCGAAAAGAGAAACCTGGCATGAGATAGTAAAAAGAACAATAGATACCGGTTGTGATGGGATCGAATTGAATTACGGTTGTCCGCACGGAATGAGCGAAAGAGGAATGGGTGCGGCTGTGGGACAAGTTCCGGAATATTGCCAGATGATAACAGAATGGGTTACAGAAGTATCAACAATTCCTGTTATTGTAAAACTCACACCGAACATCAGCAATATTCAATTACCCGCAAGAGCGGCAAAAGCTGCCGGTGCAAATGCAATTTCTCTCATCAATACAATTAATAGTATCATCGGAATTAATCTTGATACGTTTGAGCTGCAGCCGAATGTCGGCGGTAAAGGCGGACACGGCGGATTTGCGGGGCCCGCAGTTAAACCAATCGCGCTGCATCTACTTTCTCAAGTTGCTATCGATCCCGAAGTCAATCTTCCTCTTTCAGGAATTGGCGGTATCGGCAATTGGAGAGACGCTTTGGAATTTATTCTTCTCGGTGCGTCGAGTGTTCAGGTTTGTACCGCTGTAATGCATCATGGATTCAGAATAGTAGAAGATATGATTGAAGGCATGACCAACTGGATGGAATCGAAAGGATTTAGTTCGCTTGATCAAGTTAGAGGTAAATCTCTTCCCCGTATAAATGATTTTGGAAATTTTGATTTGTTGAATAAAACGATCGCTAGAATTGATCAATCAAAATGTATCCATTGCAATTTATGTTACATCGCTTGCGAGGATGCTGCCCATCAATGTATCGATCTTACTCAGGTAAACGGATACAATCAAACTGTAGTAAGAGAAAATGATTGTGTCGGTTGTGCGCTTTGTTCTCTTGTTTGTCCGGTTGAAGGATGTATTTCTATGACAAGAATAGATGACGGCTCTGCATCAAAGACATGGAACGAACTTACGGAAGAGTTTAAGAAAAGCGGAAAACCATTGACGTGGGAAAACCTTGCAGAGTTTCAACATAAGCATGGAATAGAAATTCACTAAACCGTTTAGCTGTCAGCGATCTGCTTTCAGTTTAATTTCTAAATGGTGAGAGATTACTAAATACAATAATGGGGTGTCTATGAAAGATTTTAGAAATTTAAAAGTTTGGGAATTATCCCACAAAGTTGCTTTATCAATTTATGATATAACAGCTTTATTCCCGAAAGATGAAATTTATGGCTTAACAAGTCAGATTAGACGAGCAAGTGTTTCGATTCCAACCAATATTTCGGAAGGATGTGGAAGATATTCAGATGCAGATTTTAAAAGATTTTTACAAATTGGCTTTGGTTCTGCCTGTGAGTTGGAATATCTCTTACTGCTTTCAAATGAATTGAAATATGTATCGAAAAAAGATTATGATCAGATAATCTCTGAAATTATTGAAGTGAAAAAAATGTTGAGTGGTCTAATCAAAAAGTTAAAAGAAAAATCATAAAGTATTCAGCTCTCAGCCAGCAGCTACTAGTTTTTCTGAAAGCTGATTGCTGATAGCTAAAAGCAAGGAGTAAATCATGTCATTACTAATTAAAAACGGTCGCATCATTACTGCCGAACAAGATTATACTGCCGATATATTTATCGAGAAAGAAAAAATTTCAACAATTGGTCTATCTTTAAAGAGCGACGCAGATAAAACTATTGACGCCAACGGGAAGTATGTAATTCCCGGCGGAATAGATGTTCATACGCACCTTGATATGCCGTTTGGCGGAACAACCTCTTGTGATAATTTTGAAACTGGAACTCGCGCCGCAGCATTTGGTGGTACAACTTGTCTTATCGATTTTGCTACTCAGGCAAAAGGAACGAAAATGCGTACGGCATTAGATACATGGTGGAAAAAAGCTGAAGGTAAAGCTACAATCGATTACGGTTTTCATATGATCATAACGGATTTACCGGAAGCTGATCTTGGCGATATGAGTGATATGGTGCGGGAAGGAGTAACTAGTTTTAAATTATTCATGGCATATCCAAATGTTCTTTTAGTTGACGATGCAACAATCTTCCGGGCAATGAAGCATACCGCAAATACCGGAGCTTTAGTTTGTATGCATGCCGAGAACGGCGGTGTAATTGATTTGATAGTTCAAAAAACTTTAGCTGAAGGAAAGACGGCACCGATCTATCATGCGCTTTCACGTCCTACGTCTGCAGAAGGTGAAGCAGTGAATAGAGCTATTGCTCTTTCTCAAATGGCAGGAGCGCCGGTTTACATTGTACATCTTTCATGTAATGATGCACTAGAAAAAGTTGCCGAAGCACGTGATAGAGGACTTCCGACTTTTGCGGAAACTTGCCCGCAATATCTTTTCCTTTCTCTTGATGATATGAACAAACCCGGATTTGAAGATGCAAAACTTGTTTTTACTCCTCCGCTCAGAGAGAAATGGAATCAAGAAAAACTTTGGGCTGGACTTAAAAAGAATACACTTCAAATTGTATCAACAGATCACTGCCCGTTCTGTTTTCATGAACAGAAAGAGCTTGGTAAAAATGATTTTACGAAAATTCCAAACGGCGGACCAGGAATTGAACACCGGATGCAATTAATGTTTGACGGCGGTGTCAACAAAAACAAAATTACTCTTAATCGTTGGGTAGAACTCACATCAACTGCCCCGGCAAAAATGTTTGGATTGTTTCCGCGTAAGGGAACAATTGCACCCGGTTCTGATGCCGATATTGTTATATGGGACCCGGAAAAAGAACATATCATTTCAGCAAAGACACATCACATGGCTGTAGATTATTCAATGTTCGAAGGAAGAAAAGTTAAAGGTGATGCAGAAACTGTAATTTCGAGAGGCGAAATGATTGTAGAAAATAATAATTTTTTGGGTAAAGCCGGCAGAGGAAACTATCTAAAGAGAGACACTTACGGCAGCGCCTGGAAGTAACCATACTTGACATATTAAAATAATTCTCAATAATTATTTCTTATTCATTTATTAATGAAAGGGAATCAATGGATAATATTTCTTCCGGTAGTCTGGTTGAAACTGATCTTTCCGAACTTCATGATACAAGACTCTTCAATAAAGATCTCGCTCCGACAAAAATAAATCAACGTACTTGGGGCACATATAATATCGCATCGCTTTGGATCGGCATGAGTGTTTGCATTACAACCTATATGCTTGCCAGCGGACTTATTGCTGGAGGTATGAATTGGTGGCAGGCATTAATGACAATTACTCTCGGAAATATTATTGTTCTTGTACCAATGGTTCTTAATGCACATGCCGGAACGAAATATGGAATTCCATTTCCTGTTCTTGCAAGAGCAGCATTCGGAACTCTCGGTTCAAATATTCCGGCATTACTGCGTGCGGTTGTTGCGTGCGGCTGGTTCGGAATTCAAACATGGATTGGAGGGCAGGCATTTAATTCACTCATAATTATAATTTTACCTCAATGGGCAGTTTTTTCATATGGGCCTGCAATAGGCTTTATGATTTTCTGGGCAATGAATGTTTATTTTATTATCAATGGAATGGAATCAATCCGCTGGCTGGAAGCTCTCGGTGCTCCGTTTCTACTTGTTGTAGGAATTGCACTTCTAATTTGGGCTTACATTCAAGCAGGCGGTTGGGGACCAATATTGAATCAGCCTAGCAAATTTCAAACTGCAGGAGAGTTCTGGAGATTCTTCATTCCTTCGTTAACAGGTATGGTTGGATATTGGGCTACACTTTCACTAAACATACCGGATTTTTCCCGTTATGCAAAAAGTCAGAAAGCACAGATACTCGGTCAAGCGATTGGTCTGCCGCCGACTATGGCATTATATTCATTTATCGGTGTTGCTGTAACTTCGGCAACAGTTGTTATCTTCGGTGAAGCCATTTGGGATCCGGTTCAACTCTTAACAAAATTTCACAATCCTATAATTGTAGTAATATCTTTATTGGCTTTAATGGTTGCGACATTAACAACGAATATCGCCGCTAATGTTGTTTCACC is a genomic window containing:
- a CDS encoding NCS1 family nucleobase:cation symporter-1, which translates into the protein MDNISSGSLVETDLSELHDTRLFNKDLAPTKINQRTWGTYNIASLWIGMSVCITTYMLASGLIAGGMNWWQALMTITLGNIIVLVPMVLNAHAGTKYGIPFPVLARAAFGTLGSNIPALLRAVVACGWFGIQTWIGGQAFNSLIIIILPQWAVFSYGPAIGFMIFWAMNVYFIINGMESIRWLEALGAPFLLVVGIALLIWAYIQAGGWGPILNQPSKFQTAGEFWRFFIPSLTGMVGYWATLSLNIPDFSRYAKSQKAQILGQAIGLPPTMALYSFIGVAVTSATVVIFGEAIWDPVQLLTKFHNPIIVVISLLALMVATLTTNIAANVVSPANDFANLYPKKITFIRGGMMTAILGIVIMPWKLLSDYSAYIFGWLVGYSGFLGPIAGILICDYFLIKKKKLNVLDLYKRNGEYEFSNGFNLKAIYSLLAGIFVALIGLLVPSLRFLYDYSWFVGFAVSFILYLVLMRKS
- a CDS encoding NAD(P)-dependent oxidoreductase — protein: MKNIAPELPAEQYEKNFAELHPPFTHNSAVIEANRCLYCYDSPCMKACPTHIDISTFIKKISTGNLLGSAKTILQSNWVALTCAKACPVKVLCEGACVYNSKDEKPIEIGKLQRFVIDNYFAKGMPTLFQKAKKKRKTIGIVGSGPAGLACGAELALLGYDVTIYESSDVPGGLNTWGIAPYKMRREDSLKEVELVKSFGVEIKTGVAIGKTIQVDDLLRKHDALFLGVGLGESPKLSLPGEELSGVIGALEFIEKVKTENWKDVRVGKKVAVIGAGNTSIDAATEAKRLGAEQVFIIYRRSNVEMSAYDFEYDLAKKDGIVFYFLTSPKKITGEKFVEGIECLKMKLGEPDIKGKRRPVPVPGSEFILPVDMVIKAIGQETKSSFLNSISGLTIDDEGCVIVDQESYQTTNPKIFAGGDCINGGKEVVNAAYDGKRAAHGIDSFLSRSKGER
- the preA gene encoding NAD-dependent dihydropyrimidine dehydrogenase subunit PreA — its product is MVDLSINCGGIKSPNPFWLASAPPSNSAYQNCKAFEQGWGGTVWKTIGEPVMNVFNRYGGLDYNGQKIFGLNNIELISDRPIEINLKEIAETKKLWPERAVIVSLMVESKRETWHEIVKRTIDTGCDGIELNYGCPHGMSERGMGAAVGQVPEYCQMITEWVTEVSTIPVIVKLTPNISNIQLPARAAKAAGANAISLINTINSIIGINLDTFELQPNVGGKGGHGGFAGPAVKPIALHLLSQVAIDPEVNLPLSGIGGIGNWRDALEFILLGASSVQVCTAVMHHGFRIVEDMIEGMTNWMESKGFSSLDQVRGKSLPRINDFGNFDLLNKTIARIDQSKCIHCNLCYIACEDAAHQCIDLTQVNGYNQTVVRENDCVGCALCSLVCPVEGCISMTRIDDGSASKTWNELTEEFKKSGKPLTWENLAEFQHKHGIEIH
- the hydA gene encoding dihydropyrimidinase, with translation MSLLIKNGRIITAEQDYTADIFIEKEKISTIGLSLKSDADKTIDANGKYVIPGGIDVHTHLDMPFGGTTSCDNFETGTRAAAFGGTTCLIDFATQAKGTKMRTALDTWWKKAEGKATIDYGFHMIITDLPEADLGDMSDMVREGVTSFKLFMAYPNVLLVDDATIFRAMKHTANTGALVCMHAENGGVIDLIVQKTLAEGKTAPIYHALSRPTSAEGEAVNRAIALSQMAGAPVYIVHLSCNDALEKVAEARDRGLPTFAETCPQYLFLSLDDMNKPGFEDAKLVFTPPLREKWNQEKLWAGLKKNTLQIVSTDHCPFCFHEQKELGKNDFTKIPNGGPGIEHRMQLMFDGGVNKNKITLNRWVELTSTAPAKMFGLFPRKGTIAPGSDADIVIWDPEKEHIISAKTHHMAVDYSMFEGRKVKGDAETVISRGEMIVENNNFLGKAGRGNYLKRDTYGSAWK
- a CDS encoding four helix bundle protein, with the translated sequence MKDFRNLKVWELSHKVALSIYDITALFPKDEIYGLTSQIRRASVSIPTNISEGCGRYSDADFKRFLQIGFGSACELEYLLLLSNELKYVSKKDYDQIISEIIEVKKMLSGLIKKLKEKS